In Bacillus toyonensis BCT-7112, a single window of DNA contains:
- a CDS encoding MFS transporter, with protein MTYRRFVASQSIIMMAGSMVFPFYILLLRNVGNSFSQFGWAYGLFALTSALVYPLVGKASDRVGDQKLLIIYAWSMAILMLCFPIATEVWHVYILQVVMGVLGAVQRNTEKTSLARKVVQEKAGYEIGKYHVWTSIGGAVAIIVTGYLVDFFTIGTIFYIASILYVVSGVVLSSKKI; from the coding sequence ATGACATATAGAAGATTTGTAGCCTCACAAAGCATCATTATGATGGCAGGAAGTATGGTATTTCCTTTTTACATTCTATTGCTTCGGAATGTTGGAAATAGCTTCTCACAGTTTGGGTGGGCTTATGGCTTATTTGCATTAACTTCAGCACTTGTATATCCGTTAGTAGGGAAGGCGTCTGATAGAGTAGGTGATCAAAAATTATTAATAATATACGCTTGGTCCATGGCGATATTAATGCTTTGTTTTCCAATTGCAACGGAAGTCTGGCATGTGTATATTCTTCAAGTTGTAATGGGAGTTTTAGGTGCTGTGCAGCGTAATACTGAGAAAACGTCGTTAGCACGAAAGGTTGTGCAGGAAAAGGCTGGTTATGAGATTGGAAAATACCATGTGTGGACATCAATTGGAGGCGCAGTAGCGATTATTGTAACGGGGTATTTAGTAGATTTCTTTACGATTGGTACGATTTTTTATATTGCATCTATCTTATATGTAGTAAGTGGAGTTGTATTAAGTAGTAAAAAAATATAA
- a CDS encoding DUF6612 family protein: protein MKKIIFVSSLVLAISLGVGCSNEKTAKTDEPKKESVQKEKELAAKDVFKKTNEAFKNEEHVTMTYGVGVKAEGTEMDILKAKMQLEPKTKNSRSEMNISGTDVVVYTVDGKVAGEVKNPNTGEVITVPEEQLNAGGMKATQDIIDKLEVPEVVLDKMKMEKSGDKYKLKFTLKGQETESMLTSMDETQKKMLQAQNAKIEEVDAEYIITKDFKYESAKIDMIMSSNGKDKAHIITNAKYTSYEKFDPIKLPAAK, encoded by the coding sequence ATGAAAAAAATTATTTTTGTTTCAAGTTTAGTACTTGCAATCAGTCTAGGGGTAGGGTGTAGTAATGAGAAAACAGCAAAGACGGATGAGCCGAAAAAAGAATCAGTTCAAAAAGAAAAGGAATTAGCAGCGAAGGATGTTTTCAAGAAAACGAACGAAGCTTTTAAAAATGAAGAGCATGTAACGATGACATATGGTGTAGGCGTAAAAGCTGAGGGAACAGAGATGGACATATTAAAGGCTAAGATGCAATTAGAGCCAAAGACAAAGAATTCTCGTTCTGAAATGAATATTTCCGGTACAGATGTTGTAGTGTATACTGTGGATGGTAAAGTTGCTGGTGAGGTAAAAAACCCTAATACAGGAGAAGTTATAACCGTACCAGAGGAGCAATTAAACGCTGGTGGAATGAAAGCGACTCAAGATATTATAGATAAGTTAGAAGTACCGGAAGTAGTTTTAGATAAAATGAAGATGGAGAAAAGCGGAGATAAATATAAACTGAAATTTACATTAAAAGGGCAAGAAACAGAAAGTATGTTAACTAGCATGGATGAAACGCAGAAGAAAATGTTACAAGCACAAAATGCGAAGATAGAAGAAGTGGATGCAGAATATATCATTACAAAAGATTTTAAATATGAATCAGCAAAGATAGACATGATTATGAGTAGTAATGGCAAGGATAAAGCACACATTATTACGAACGCAAAATATACGTCGTACGAAAAGTTTGACCCAATAAAATTGCCAGCAGCAAAGTAA
- a CDS encoding FAD-binding oxidoreductase produces MKKRKMMVVIVAYTVLLATSVNTYKEQLIHPIMSDVGKLLPTKIKRVEHAEDESSLKQVVQDANVSREKISIAGMQHSQGGQTYYPNGTMLDMKEYNKILAFDPEKKRITVQSGVTWNDIQKKINPYGLAVQVMQSQNIFTVGGSLSVNVHGRDIRHEALIDTVESFRLLMADGTVRNISREENAELFPYVIGGYGLFGVILDVTLKLTDDELYEMHTRMIDYKEYTSYFKEKVKKEENVRMHLARISVAPNSFLKEMYVTDYALAQNQNMREEYSELKEENIIAAPKFLLGLSRYSDWGKNTFWDIQRSYFERTDGQFETRNNVMRSDSAFMEYENPNLTEVLQEYFVPIDSFTEYIDDLRAVLSEEELNLLNITIRYVEKNENAVLSYAKDDMFALVLLINQGRSESEVKKTEDVIRKMIDVTLKHNGSYYLPYYSYPTKEQLKKAYPRIEEFLQKKKEVDPEERFVNLFYREYTK; encoded by the coding sequence TTGAAAAAAAGAAAGATGATGGTGGTCATTGTAGCTTATACAGTGTTGCTTGCAACATCTGTAAATACATATAAAGAGCAACTAATTCATCCCATTATGAGCGATGTAGGAAAGTTACTTCCAACGAAAATTAAACGTGTTGAACATGCTGAGGATGAAAGTTCATTAAAACAGGTCGTGCAAGATGCAAATGTTTCTAGAGAGAAGATTTCTATTGCAGGTATGCAACATAGCCAAGGCGGACAGACGTACTATCCGAACGGTACGATGCTTGATATGAAAGAGTATAATAAAATATTAGCATTCGATCCAGAGAAGAAGCGGATTACAGTTCAAAGTGGTGTCACGTGGAATGATATCCAGAAGAAAATTAATCCATACGGTCTTGCAGTTCAAGTGATGCAATCTCAAAACATTTTTACTGTTGGTGGTTCATTAAGTGTAAATGTACATGGGCGTGATATTCGTCATGAAGCATTGATTGATACAGTAGAGTCATTTAGATTGTTAATGGCAGATGGCACGGTACGTAATATAAGTAGAGAAGAAAATGCAGAGTTATTTCCATATGTCATCGGTGGTTACGGGTTATTTGGTGTCATTTTAGATGTGACATTAAAGCTAACTGATGATGAATTATATGAAATGCATACGAGAATGATAGACTATAAAGAATACACGTCTTACTTCAAAGAGAAAGTGAAAAAAGAAGAAAATGTTCGTATGCACTTAGCACGTATTTCTGTTGCTCCAAATTCATTTTTAAAAGAGATGTATGTGACGGATTATGCATTGGCACAAAATCAAAATATGAGAGAAGAGTACAGTGAATTAAAAGAAGAAAATATTATAGCTGCACCGAAATTTTTGCTTGGATTATCACGTTATAGTGATTGGGGAAAGAATACATTTTGGGATATACAAAGAAGTTATTTTGAACGTACAGATGGACAGTTTGAGACGCGGAATAATGTTATGAGATCAGATAGTGCTTTTATGGAATATGAAAATCCGAACCTTACAGAAGTGCTACAAGAATACTTTGTGCCTATAGATTCCTTCACGGAATATATAGATGATTTACGTGCCGTATTAAGTGAAGAAGAACTGAACTTGCTCAATATTACGATTCGTTACGTGGAAAAGAATGAAAATGCAGTTTTATCCTATGCAAAAGATGATATGTTTGCACTGGTGCTTTTAATTAACCAAGGACGCTCCGAGAGTGAGGTGAAGAAAACAGAGGATGTCATTCGGAAGATGATTGATGTTACTTTAAAACATAACGGTAGTTATTATTTACCGTATTATTCTTATCCAACGAAAGAACAGCTAAAGAAAGCATATCCTCGTATAGAAGAATTTCTTCAGAAGAAGAAGGAAGTGGATCCAGAAGAGAGATTTGTGAATTTATTTTATAGGGAGTATACGAAATGA
- a CDS encoding DUF3981 domain-containing protein — MKFLVLVILTLFLIPWTRSGSKLRAVDKKGDEKVVKGKKSSILVIPVLFWIGIAIYEYFWLIDDRADSILTHYSVAVAILIGLVLFSQDQIGKLEGTLKGLLMFVLLASYGYFGYLHDIVITQKKYDSVVKVEKDISEPFTENDQPFTVPPKTAENKMKKVFGDIPKVAYFELGELTPQMVNGEALYVAPIEVSGFFKARKAETIPGYVTMSGTNPDAEAKLHLGYKMKYVPSMFFGNNLERVVRKSEPNLIFKGKPKFEVDDKGKPYYTMTYGEFISGRSGFEVEGVVVVDAQTGEVKRYDKGKAPKFVDGVLNHETASTLNTYFGKYIHGFWNTKFSQTDMKIPTEWGTKEGVTPIFGKDGTLYYFTDFTSPKEGVDSALGYSLIDARTGKLYYYNGKEVKGIMDGSAASEVVDNSFKREKWHGTMPVIYNVYGKPSWIVPVIDDGGLVRAHTVIYASNAKIFATGSTQKEALENYKNALSGSGDSFRPTSSGKEAQKEGIVQRVYKEKSGENTIVYVLLENEQKVFMIPAKKFPYAMFTEVGDPIQITYLDTGEAMSSVSKFTNSNLKK; from the coding sequence ATGAAATTTTTAGTTTTAGTTATTCTCACTTTGTTTTTGATTCCATGGACAAGAAGCGGTAGTAAACTTCGAGCAGTGGATAAGAAGGGGGATGAGAAGGTTGTAAAGGGTAAGAAATCATCCATTTTAGTTATTCCTGTTTTATTTTGGATAGGTATTGCAATCTATGAATATTTTTGGCTAATTGATGATCGAGCAGATTCGATTCTTACTCATTATTCTGTTGCAGTAGCAATTTTAATTGGGCTTGTTTTATTTTCACAAGATCAGATAGGGAAATTAGAAGGTACATTAAAAGGTCTTCTAATGTTTGTTTTACTTGCAAGTTACGGCTATTTTGGTTATTTGCACGATATAGTAATCACGCAAAAGAAATATGATTCTGTTGTTAAGGTAGAGAAAGATATTTCAGAGCCATTTACTGAAAATGATCAGCCGTTTACAGTGCCGCCAAAGACAGCGGAGAATAAGATGAAAAAAGTATTTGGGGATATTCCGAAAGTAGCTTATTTTGAGCTAGGAGAATTAACGCCACAAATGGTAAACGGTGAGGCTTTATATGTAGCGCCGATTGAAGTTTCAGGATTTTTTAAAGCACGTAAAGCTGAAACAATTCCAGGGTACGTAACGATGTCAGGTACGAACCCTGATGCCGAAGCGAAACTGCATCTCGGTTATAAGATGAAATACGTGCCAAGCATGTTTTTCGGGAATAATTTAGAGCGTGTCGTACGAAAATCCGAACCAAATTTAATCTTTAAAGGGAAACCTAAATTTGAAGTTGATGATAAAGGGAAACCGTATTATACAATGACATATGGTGAATTTATTTCAGGGAGATCTGGATTTGAGGTAGAGGGTGTTGTTGTAGTAGATGCACAAACAGGTGAAGTGAAAAGATATGATAAAGGAAAGGCACCTAAATTTGTTGATGGTGTATTGAATCATGAGACCGCATCTACATTAAATACGTATTTCGGTAAATATATTCACGGATTTTGGAATACAAAATTCTCGCAAACTGATATGAAGATTCCGACTGAGTGGGGGACGAAAGAAGGAGTGACACCAATCTTCGGTAAGGATGGAACGCTATATTACTTTACTGATTTCACCTCTCCAAAAGAAGGAGTAGATTCTGCGTTAGGTTATTCACTTATTGATGCACGTACAGGTAAGTTGTATTACTATAACGGAAAAGAAGTAAAGGGAATTATGGATGGTTCAGCTGCTTCAGAAGTGGTGGATAATTCCTTTAAAAGAGAGAAATGGCATGGAACGATGCCGGTTATTTATAACGTGTACGGTAAACCTTCTTGGATTGTACCTGTTATTGATGACGGGGGATTAGTACGTGCCCATACTGTCATCTATGCTTCTAATGCAAAAATATTTGCAACAGGTTCGACGCAAAAAGAAGCTCTTGAAAATTATAAAAATGCGCTAAGCGGGAGTGGAGATTCATTTAGACCAACTTCGAGTGGAAAAGAAGCGCAAAAAGAAGGTATTGTACAGCGAGTATATAAAGAAAAATCAGGTGAAAATACAATTGTGTATGTACTGTTAGAAAATGAACAAAAAGTATTTATGATACCTGCGAAAAAATTCCCATATGCTATGTTTACAGAAGTGGGAGATCCAATTCAAATCACATACTTAGATACAGGAGAGGCGATGTCTTCCGTATCTAAATTTACAAATAGCAACTTGAAAAAGTAA
- a CDS encoding NAD(P)-dependent alcohol dehydrogenase: MKAIICTQYGPPNVLQLQNVEKPKPKKNEVLVKIRATSVSTGDCRIRGFNSPLLFWVPMRIILGFRKPRKPILGVELSGEIEEIGTDVTQFKKGDPVFALTELNLGGYAEYTCVHESGLIALKPTNVTYEEAAVIPFGGTSALHFLRKGRIKKGQQVLIYGASGSVGTAAVQLAKYFGATVTAVCSNSNFELVQSLGTDKVIDYMKEDFTKQGENYDIIFDAVGKYKKSLCTDALMPNGKYVSVNGMMAKVSKEDMNLLKQLVETEKLKPVIDRTYRLEEVAEAHTYVEMGHKKGNVSITLK; encoded by the coding sequence ATGAAGGCGATTATTTGTACACAATATGGACCACCAAACGTTCTCCAGCTTCAAAATGTAGAAAAACCTAAACCTAAAAAGAACGAAGTATTAGTTAAAATTCGCGCAACAAGTGTATCGACTGGAGATTGTAGAATACGTGGCTTTAATAGTCCCCTCTTATTTTGGGTTCCTATGCGGATCATATTAGGTTTTAGAAAACCGAGAAAACCTATACTCGGCGTAGAGTTATCCGGTGAAATCGAAGAAATTGGAACAGATGTAACTCAATTTAAAAAAGGAGACCCAGTTTTTGCATTAACAGAACTAAACCTTGGTGGTTATGCCGAATACACATGCGTGCATGAAAGTGGATTAATAGCATTAAAACCTACCAATGTGACATATGAAGAAGCTGCCGTTATTCCTTTTGGCGGAACTTCAGCATTGCATTTTCTGAGGAAGGGCCGTATAAAAAAAGGGCAACAAGTGCTCATATACGGCGCCTCTGGATCAGTAGGAACAGCTGCTGTACAACTTGCTAAATATTTCGGCGCGACCGTTACAGCTGTTTGTAGTAATTCAAATTTTGAACTAGTGCAATCTTTAGGGACTGATAAAGTAATTGATTATATGAAAGAAGATTTTACTAAACAGGGCGAGAACTACGATATTATATTTGATGCAGTTGGAAAATATAAAAAGTCTCTTTGTACAGACGCATTAATGCCTAATGGAAAATATGTATCTGTTAACGGAATGATGGCAAAGGTCAGTAAAGAAGATATGAACCTACTAAAACAACTAGTTGAAACAGAAAAGCTAAAACCTGTTATTGATAGAACTTACCGATTAGAAGAAGTTGCAGAAGCCCATACGTATGTAGAAATGGGCCATAAGAAAGGAAACGTTTCGATTACCTTAAAATAA